In Thermocrinis sp., the DNA window TGAGGACCTTCTTCCACCATTACCCAAAGGCTTTTTGTATTACAAAGACCCCTTCCTGCTCTTTGAGTGTCCAAAAAGTGAAGGGAAGGGCTATCTTGAGGACTTACTGCACAGGCTATACCACCTTGAGAATAAAAGGTATTACCTACACCTCTGGTGATGATAACAGGTTTTAGTCCTAATTCCCACAGAGTTAAGGCACAAACAAGACCCCCTATGCCACTGCCTATTACTAAAACTTCCGCCTGTTCTTCTGGAATCAAAGAAGTGTTAAACTCAAGAAAGTGCATGAGAATAGGCTCTTAGGATCGTATCCGTTAGCTTGTCTGGATCGTGTCTTACAAAATCTTGATTTTCTCCTATCAGATCTTCCGCATATACAGTTATACCCGCTTTGGCTATTTTTGCTATGTCTGGTATGACTGGCTCTTGTCCTTGCTCTATGTATCTTCTTAAAACCCCATCGGAAGGCATCTTGGTATTGAGAATAGCTATATCTACCTTTGAAAGACCAGTAGCTTCTAAAAAAGCCTTTATATGATCGTAGGCACTGTAGCCATCTGTTTCCCCTGGCTGGGTCATAGCATTTACTACAAAGATCCTTATAGCGTTTGAGCTTTCTACCGCCTGCCTCAGATCGTTAATTAGCAAGTTGGGGACTATGCTGGTGTATAGACTGCCTGGACCAAAGATAATTAAATCTGCATCTTGAACCTTTGCTATGGCGTCAATGGGCGCCCTAGCGTCAGGTGGGTCAATCCAAACTTTAACTATTTTAGCCTTGCTCGCCTTACCATATTCGGTTATACTCTCCTCCCCTTCAACCACTTCTCCGTTTGAAAACTCTGCCCACAGATGAACATCTGCCGTAGTGGCAGGAATGATCTCCCCTTTGGTTCTGAGTATCTGGGAAGCCAAATTTATGGCTGAAATAAAACTGCCTGTAATGTCGGTTAGTGCTACCAAAAAGAGGTTTCCAAAGGAGTGTCCCTCTAACTCTCCACCTTTAAACCTGTATTGAAACAGCTTCTGAAGGATCTCTTCACTTTCCGATAGTGCTACCAAACAGTTTCTGATATCTCCAGGGGCAGGAATGTGATAAGACTTTCTAAGTCTTCCTGTGCTTCCACCACTATCTGCTACTGTCACTATAGCGGAGAGTTCCTCTATGCGGTTTCCCACCTCCTTTTTTAGCCCCCTCAAAAGATTGGACAAACCTGTTCCTCCTCCTACGCATACAACTTTCATTTCTATCCTCCTTGAAAAAGAACTTGGTTATCTTATTTTAAATCCTATGCCCGTATTAAACCTAAAGGAAATTTTCAAAACTTCAAAACGGTTTTCCGGCTTTTACACGATCAGTCCAAAGGACTTAAATTTGCCGGCAGACCTTGGAGATCTGGAAAAGCCAGTGGATGTAGAGGTGGAGATAGAAAAGGTAACAGGTGGCTATTCGGTTAACTTGAAAATCAAAGGAGAAATTAAGCTTGAATGCAGTAGATGTCTAACACCATTTGTAAGAGAGATTGAAAGCGAAGAAAATGTGAGACTAGAGAAAATGCCAGAAAAGCTGGCTATAAGCCTGAAGGCTCAGGATTTGAACGTATGTTTCCTGGAAGATGAAGAGCATTTTGATATAACTGAGCTTGTAAGAGAGCAGATAATTCTTAGCATACCTACAAAACCCCTCTGTAGCGTAGATTGCACAATCCCAACATTGGAAGAGCATCAGGAAGATTCAAGGTTTAGTGCCTTAAAAAGGTTAATCCAAAAATAATGAATAGGCTACCTGTCCCAAGCTGAGACCTCCGTCGTTGGCTGGGACTTTCTGGTGAGTGTATGCCTTAAAGCCTTCTCCTGTAAGATACTCCACTATTCTGCTTACAAGTGGGTTATTCTGCATTACTCCTCCAGAAAGACACACCCTTTTTATTTCTATTCTTTTTGCAACTTCCAAAGCTATTTTTGCCAAAGTGTTTATAAACCTTGAGGGGGCTTTTTCTTTACTTTTGTCTTTTAAAAGATCCAAAATAAGAGGACGCCAGTCTACTGTATTCCCCTCTATCTCAAAGGAATAGTGGTCTTTTACAGAAGGGTCGTAAAGGTCTTCCAAAGCCATTGCAGATTGACCTTCGTAGCTGTTGTAGTGTCGTATGCCTAAGAGGGAACACACACCATCAAATAGTCTTCCCACCGAGCTTGAAAGGGGAACATTTATTCCCTTCTTCCAAGAAATAAACAGTATGTTAAGCTCTTTTTCTTCAAATGGTAGTTCAA includes these proteins:
- a CDS encoding YvcK family protein is translated as MKVVCVGGGTGLSNLLRGLKKEVGNRIEELSAIVTVADSGGSTGRLRKSYHIPAPGDIRNCLVALSESEEILQKLFQYRFKGGELEGHSFGNLFLVALTDITGSFISAINLASQILRTKGEIIPATTADVHLWAEFSNGEVVEGEESITEYGKASKAKIVKVWIDPPDARAPIDAIAKVQDADLIIFGPGSLYTSIVPNLLINDLRQAVESSNAIRIFVVNAMTQPGETDGYSAYDHIKAFLEATGLSKVDIAILNTKMPSDGVLRRYIEQGQEPVIPDIAKIAKAGITVYAEDLIGENQDFVRHDPDKLTDTILRAYSHALS
- a CDS encoding YceD family protein is translated as MPVLNLKEIFKTSKRFSGFYTISPKDLNLPADLGDLEKPVDVEVEIEKVTGGYSVNLKIKGEIKLECSRCLTPFVREIESEENVRLEKMPEKLAISLKAQDLNVCFLEDEEHFDITELVREQIILSIPTKPLCSVDCTIPTLEEHQEDSRFSALKRLIQK